Proteins encoded within one genomic window of Sulfurovum sp. XGS-02:
- a CDS encoding cation diffusion facilitator family transporter produces the protein MSHDHHHHHEINSYNRSFAIGIVLNVIFVIIEVGYGLVSDSLALIADAGHNFSDVLSLMLAWGANYLATKHPTHKRTYGLRKVTIMASLISAVLLLVALGGIAWESIERLSSPESVNGMIIIVVAGIGVVINTATALLFVKGQKHDLNIRAAYLHMAADAAISLGVVVAGIAIMITGWLWLDPVISLFIVLFILIGTWSLLRDSIDLSIDAVPQGIDVLHIKNYLTGLKNVTEIHDLHIWAISTTEIALTVHLVTTHELIDNCFLEKIQEHLHHHCGINHATIQIEYEADDYTCVLNRDECKF, from the coding sequence ATGTCACATGACCATCATCACCACCATGAGATAAACAGCTATAACCGTTCATTTGCTATAGGCATTGTCCTCAATGTCATTTTTGTGATCATTGAAGTGGGTTATGGACTTGTCTCTGATTCTCTGGCACTTATCGCAGATGCCGGGCATAACTTCAGTGATGTCTTAAGCCTTATGCTTGCATGGGGAGCCAACTATCTGGCCACAAAACACCCTACTCATAAAAGAACCTATGGCTTGCGTAAGGTCACAATCATGGCATCTTTGATCTCGGCTGTATTGCTTCTCGTAGCGCTAGGTGGTATCGCATGGGAATCCATAGAACGGCTCTCTTCCCCTGAGTCTGTGAATGGGATGATCATTATCGTGGTTGCCGGTATTGGTGTGGTCATCAATACTGCAACAGCACTGCTTTTTGTCAAAGGTCAAAAACATGATCTTAATATCCGGGCAGCATACTTGCATATGGCTGCTGATGCAGCTATTTCGTTGGGTGTTGTAGTCGCCGGTATAGCTATAATGATAACCGGCTGGCTTTGGCTTGACCCTGTTATCAGTCTTTTCATTGTGCTATTTATCCTGATCGGGACATGGAGTTTACTCAGAGACTCCATAGATCTCTCCATCGATGCAGTACCACAGGGGATAGATGTTCTCCATATTAAAAACTATCTCACTGGTCTGAAAAATGTGACCGAGATACATGACCTGCATATTTGGGCCATAAGTACCACGGAGATAGCCCTGACCGTACATCTTGTAACGACCCATGAGCTGATCGACAATTGTTTCTTGGAAAAGATACAAGAACATCTTCATCATCACTGTGGCATTAACCATGCTACCATACAGATAGAGTATGAAGCGGACGATTACACCTGTGTGTTAAATCGTGATGAATGTAAGTTCTAA
- a CDS encoding DUF2202 domain-containing protein gives MSSKPDRTSVLTEEQKDMLFFIYQEEKVARDVYITLGKMYKNENTFRSMQITEQRHLECAKELCDIYGVDTSSMDESVIGAFESPLLKMLYDAYIEKGKSSLRDALEMAEFIGASDTEMIEHASIGMPNDVVSVYEKLKKGNMNRPDTYEAVIYTAA, from the coding sequence ATGAGTAGTAAGCCAGATAGAACTTCAGTACTTACAGAAGAACAAAAAGATATGCTTTTTTTCATCTATCAAGAAGAAAAAGTGGCCAGAGATGTCTATATTACATTGGGTAAGATGTATAAAAATGAAAATACTTTTAGATCGATGCAAATCACAGAACAAAGACATCTTGAGTGTGCAAAAGAACTTTGTGATATCTATGGTGTGGATACTTCGTCTATGGATGAGAGCGTTATAGGTGCATTTGAATCCCCTCTCTTGAAAATGCTTTATGACGCCTATATAGAAAAAGGGAAAAGTTCACTTCGTGATGCATTGGAGATGGCTGAATTTATTGGAGCTTCAGATACTGAAATGATCGAACATGCCTCAATAGGTATGCCAAATGATGTCGTATCTGTCTATGAAAAACTGAAAAAAGGTAATATGAACCGTCCAGATACCTACGAGGCAGTCATTTACACAGCTGCATAA
- a CDS encoding helicase-related protein, with protein MAKKKKKYFIKLNNKIRNYFNGLPFEEGVTTLDEDKLIELIMLLELRLTSHTKEEMIRALRRIWSEGDAVSREKIVSYLTQRYKAVPYSRDRKRPSDKVEKILQLLGDTDYTKHEENLILEAFIDVKSSKITEEKVRNKLTYLRMRNRLHTLEKSLEVVFNSLNEMEFYHSFTFALQNFDFNKLLLCTTSTLNMDELWNLDDEEIIAKLEALKEKTITKKTAEIEEFLKHVQDPKHTYLTEQDITAALKSMPPEVLLYHAPIAFETVEKILTEISDKYEVFESTDHIIIEKEKNDDLFGTTLFYNTSVSYEKPFIYNLIWRGKELPVKEDINRVNDDLLAHFRVAIDDVMQDMREESDKLDIEDEKLHEFIVRFVEPQVRSSNVLKFKEKSKRRILFHFGEYIRPLLEKQKREELLAKTIRDFKNLFPLARELKRKIIFHVGPTNSGKTYAAMKELEAGETGYYLAPLRLLALEGYENLKKEGIAVSLITGEEEIIDEESTHISSTIEMMNGSVDVDVCVIDEIQMIADRDRGWAWANALIGAPAKKVILTGSSDALHAVKELCTYLDEELEVVHFERKNELAMLTHPTSMKHIEPQTAVVAFSRRDVLSLKQQLSEKYSVSVVYGNLSPEVRREEARRFREGESQILVATDAIAMGLNLPIKTLLFSKDNKFDGLRRRELLPTEVLQISGRAGRYGFEEKGYVGALDETALATITSAFHMPLPDLKLPVSVMASLEHVMLIGEILETDNILDILAFFSENMEFEGPFVAANIDSMLEIAAIVSEYSLDLKTRYYLSCAPASISSPYIESVFHRYIRQIEAGGKVLYIPPRDLPAFAQTNDMLLNAEDRVREISLYLWLSFKFPDIFQDTDKAMAARVRLNNFIENSLRQGHFTKQCRRCGKVLDFSYRFSICDECHNQSKRGSGSSSYGGYRGRRRR; from the coding sequence ATGGCAAAGAAAAAGAAAAAATACTTTATAAAACTTAACAATAAAATACGAAACTATTTTAACGGGCTTCCTTTTGAAGAAGGTGTAACTACACTGGATGAAGATAAACTGATAGAGCTTATTATGCTTCTTGAACTCAGGCTTACCTCACATACCAAAGAAGAGATGATACGTGCACTCAGACGTATCTGGAGTGAAGGCGATGCTGTATCCAGAGAAAAGATAGTTTCCTACCTTACCCAGCGTTACAAAGCGGTTCCATACTCCAGAGATCGTAAACGTCCCTCAGACAAAGTAGAAAAAATCCTTCAGCTTTTAGGTGATACTGACTATACCAAACACGAAGAGAATCTGATCCTTGAAGCATTCATCGATGTTAAAAGCAGCAAGATCACTGAAGAAAAGGTACGTAATAAACTCACCTACTTAAGGATGAGAAACCGGCTTCATACACTTGAAAAATCTTTGGAGGTTGTATTCAACTCCCTGAATGAAATGGAGTTTTACCATAGCTTCACTTTTGCCTTGCAGAACTTTGACTTCAATAAACTGCTTTTATGTACAACGTCAACTCTCAATATGGACGAGCTCTGGAATTTGGATGATGAAGAGATCATCGCTAAACTTGAAGCACTAAAAGAAAAGACCATTACCAAAAAAACTGCAGAGATAGAAGAGTTTCTCAAACATGTACAAGACCCTAAACATACTTATCTGACAGAACAGGATATCACTGCTGCACTCAAAAGTATGCCGCCTGAAGTACTGCTCTACCACGCACCTATAGCATTTGAAACTGTTGAAAAAATATTGACAGAGATCAGTGATAAATATGAAGTGTTTGAAAGTACGGACCATATCATTATAGAAAAAGAGAAGAACGATGATCTGTTTGGAACCACCCTCTTTTACAATACTTCTGTTTCCTATGAAAAACCTTTTATCTATAATCTCATTTGGAGAGGCAAAGAACTTCCTGTCAAAGAAGATATCAACAGGGTCAATGATGACCTGCTTGCACACTTCAGAGTCGCTATAGATGATGTCATGCAGGATATGAGAGAAGAGAGTGATAAACTGGATATAGAAGATGAGAAACTTCATGAGTTTATTGTACGTTTTGTAGAACCGCAGGTACGTTCCTCCAACGTCCTAAAGTTCAAAGAAAAAAGTAAAAGACGTATACTTTTTCATTTTGGAGAATATATCAGGCCTCTGCTTGAGAAACAAAAACGTGAAGAATTGCTGGCCAAGACCATACGTGATTTTAAAAATCTTTTTCCTCTTGCACGTGAACTGAAAAGAAAGATCATCTTTCATGTAGGACCTACAAATTCAGGAAAAACCTATGCGGCAATGAAAGAATTGGAAGCTGGAGAAACAGGTTACTATCTTGCTCCTCTACGGCTTCTTGCACTTGAGGGGTATGAAAACCTCAAAAAAGAAGGTATTGCTGTCTCACTCATCACAGGTGAAGAGGAGATCATCGATGAAGAATCCACCCATATCTCGTCTACGATAGAGATGATGAATGGTTCTGTCGATGTGGATGTATGTGTCATAGATGAGATCCAAATGATCGCAGATCGTGACAGGGGATGGGCATGGGCGAATGCGCTTATAGGTGCACCTGCCAAAAAGGTTATACTTACAGGATCGAGTGATGCACTTCACGCGGTAAAAGAGCTCTGTACCTATCTGGATGAAGAGTTGGAGGTGGTCCATTTTGAGCGAAAAAATGAACTGGCGATGCTGACCCATCCTACTTCCATGAAGCATATAGAACCTCAGACCGCCGTCGTTGCCTTTTCCAGACGTGATGTCCTTTCACTCAAACAACAACTCAGTGAAAAATATTCTGTCTCTGTCGTATACGGTAATCTTTCTCCTGAGGTCAGACGTGAGGAAGCCAGACGCTTTAGAGAAGGTGAAAGCCAAATACTTGTTGCCACCGATGCCATAGCTATGGGACTCAACCTTCCCATCAAGACCCTGCTCTTTTCCAAAGACAACAAGTTTGACGGTTTACGAAGACGTGAACTTCTTCCTACAGAAGTCCTTCAGATATCAGGACGGGCAGGACGTTACGGTTTTGAAGAAAAAGGATATGTAGGTGCCTTGGATGAGACTGCACTGGCTACCATTACTTCTGCTTTTCATATGCCGCTTCCAGACCTTAAATTACCGGTCTCTGTCATGGCCAGTCTGGAACATGTCATGCTCATCGGTGAGATACTGGAAACAGATAACATTTTGGATATTCTTGCATTTTTTTCAGAGAATATGGAGTTTGAAGGACCTTTTGTTGCCGCTAACATTGACTCTATGCTCGAGATAGCTGCCATTGTCAGTGAATACAGCCTGGATCTAAAAACACGTTATTATCTCTCTTGTGCACCTGCAAGTATCTCATCGCCATACATAGAATCGGTCTTCCACCGTTATATCCGTCAGATCGAAGCAGGAGGAAAAGTACTCTATATCCCACCACGAGACCTTCCCGCTTTTGCACAGACCAATGATATGCTTCTCAATGCAGAAGACAGAGTACGAGAGATCTCACTCTACCTCTGGCTCTCCTTCAAGTTCCCGGATATTTTTCAAGATACGGACAAAGCTATGGCAGCCAGAGTACGACTGAACAACTTCATTGAAAATTCTCTCAGACAGGGACATTTCACTAAACAATGTCGCAGGTGTGGGAAGGTACTTGATTTTTCTTACAGATTTTCTATTTGTGATGAGTGCCATAATCAAAGTAAAAGAGGTTCAGGATCTTCAAGCTATGGTGGCTATCGCGGTCGCAGAAGAAGATAA
- a CDS encoding GNAT family N-acetyltransferase — protein sequence MEINKVSTKEQLSTIEDLAYEIWYEHYTPIIGKYQVEYMLKKFQSVKVMMEQIKNGSLYFLILDNNIPLGYMSAELLSETLFLSKLYVTEEKRGKGYGRRMIAHLEGLAKEMNLNNISLTVNKYNTQSIAMYKKVGFVISGSVVKDIGEGFIMDDYQMEKRL from the coding sequence ATGGAGATAAACAAAGTATCAACAAAAGAGCAGTTAAGCACTATTGAAGATCTTGCTTATGAGATATGGTATGAACATTACACACCTATCATAGGAAAGTATCAAGTGGAATATATGTTAAAGAAGTTTCAATCTGTTAAAGTGATGATGGAACAGATCAAAAACGGTTCCTTATATTTTTTGATCCTGGATAACAATATACCTCTAGGATACATGAGTGCGGAACTTCTCTCTGAGACACTGTTCCTAAGTAAATTGTATGTTACAGAGGAGAAGCGTGGTAAAGGATATGGACGAAGAATGATAGCACACCTGGAGGGTTTGGCCAAAGAAATGAATCTTAACAACATTTCACTGACTGTAAACAAGTATAATACCCAAAGCATTGCAATGTATAAAAAAGTTGGATTTGTTATTTCCGGTAGTGTGGTGAAAGATATCGGTGAGGGTTTTATCATGGATGACTATCAGATGGAAAAAAGGCTATAG